The proteins below come from a single Portunus trituberculatus isolate SZX2019 chromosome 2, ASM1759143v1, whole genome shotgun sequence genomic window:
- the LOC123506014 gene encoding CUB and sushi domain-containing protein 3-like, with product MADSQWSSQAPVCQEIRCGSPSEKSGGAKVIGISGSDRRLTSTFARRREHLAMEHSYRIGSVASYGCEKGYAILTSPTRKCTEKGLWAGEEPNCAYVDCGLPDKIVNGYYRLLSNTTYFGSQVSYQCAPDYRLDGRIRRHCLSNSTWSGDSPKCVEITCPDLSRDLTTALLVSPVGAVRNGITANYSCEIGKRLIGNSQRFCSTTGTWNGTRPRCEWVSCQMPPEMKRGRSVPVNDTLNYQSLIEVLCFPPYKLVGEFRRVCQANGEWSGEEPACVDEDTTYTILDDNSIDNQASTTTTTTTSATNTGLYVGLVFGLILCLMFVATLLFLRRRQRRGGGKVQPAGGGGGGGGRGGGEERPPLPPPNEVKSEVNHSMIYSNITDPITGNNIYENIEDDKSEEDEEENNYYNNNNNNNTIPTTTTTTTTPISHHAQPFYRPNNGLNSRRPRLPPPQPPTIPDSAVVTINGVTIDSSG from the exons ATGGCGGATAGTCAGTGGAGTAGTCAAGCACCCGTGTGTCaag aAATTCGCTGTGGATCGCCTTCAGAAAAATCAGGAGGTGCAAAGGTGATCGGGATATCTGGGAGCGACCGACGCCTGACCTCAACATTTGCGAGAAGGAGAGAGCATCTGGCCATGGAACACTCTTACAG GATCGGAAGTGTGGCGAGTTATGGGTGTGAGAAAGGCTATGCTATTTTGACGAGCCCCACCAGGAAGTGTACTGAGAAGGGACTGTGGGCTGGAGAGGAGCCAAATTGTGCTt ATGTGGACTGCGGACTGCCGGACAAAATAGTCAATGGTTACTATCGCCTTCTAAGCAACACCACCTATTTTGGttcccag gtATCGTATCAATGTGCGCCTGACTATCGGCTGGATGGTCGCATACGCCGCCACTGCCTCTCAAATAGTACCTGGAGCGGAGACTCGCCCAAATGTGTGG aGATCACGTGCCCTGACCTGTCCCGGGATCTGACTACCGCCTTACTAGTCAGCCCGGTTGGAGCAGTTAGGAACGGAATCACCGCTAACTACTCGTGTGAAATTGGGAAACGTCTTATCGGCAACAGTCAAAGGTTCTGTTCTACTACTGGCACGTGGAATGGGACCCGGCCGCGTTGTGAAT GGGTGTCGTGTCAAATGCCGccggaaatgaagagaggacgcAGTGTTCCTGTTAATGATACGTTGAATTACCAGTCGCTTATCGAGGTCCTGTGTTTTCCGCCATACAAGCTTGTCGGGGAGTTTAGGCGTGTGTGTCAGGCTAACGGTGAATGGAGCGGCGAGGAACCagcgtgtgtgg ACGAGGACACCACGTATACTATCCTGGATGACAATAGTATAGACAACCaggcttctactactactactactaccaccagtgcTACCAACACCGGCCTATACGTTGGCCTCGTGTTTGGGTTAATACTGTGTTTGATGTTCGTGGCAACATTGCTTTTCTTGAGGAG aaggcagagaagaggaggaggaaaggtgcagcccgcaggaggaggaggaggaggaggaggaagaggaggaggagaagagagaccacctcttcctcctccaaatgAAGTGAAATCAGAAGTCAACCATTCAATGATATACTCAAATATTACTGATCCCATTACTG GGAACAACATTTACGAGAATATAGAGGATGACAAAtctgaagaagacgaagaggaaaacaactattataacaacaacaacaacaacaatactattcctactactactactactactactactcctattagcCACCACGCCCAACCCTTCTATAGGCCTAACAATGGTCTAAATTCACGTAGGCCTAGGCTTCCACCCCCTCAGCCTCCTACTATTCCAGACTCAGCTGTTGTGACTATCAATGGTGTGACTATTGATAGTTcagggtag
- the LOC123506019 gene encoding E3 ubiquitin-protein ligase TRIM56-like encodes MDENVEDCLVCLISFDDTLRRPRTLPCGHTFCTPCINELEEQGVIICPTCRVSHALPEAGQFPISYITEGLIRKMRGAGLACVAPKPGKQRTAPAAVTQPAPRATAGLSKKTRSLLQEEEMKVLAAIRSCQEEQSQLADYLTTLGGWCGRQQQLQDELQTLVDQSKGALKAISSEESCVKGRQEEVRQREEALHAMLQELRTPSTRQEAYEVIEDADHLLEEEERAAVFPDVHVVTTVARVAESSHAAAAATQTALESAGTAAAAGESSLPAATAAASSIADRLASLLAPPLTAEELLRLTQRARGLVEAGRVLAVQDVEGQSRHARISLESCQLHLYSLQATPPPPHALTLQMGKVVPAAPPCEVFLDLAWPGSAARRVVVSLPQDTSSGRQFVLLCSGQWGACYANTKLFSVGREGEPGEWVEGGDYETNDGEGGAPVLPNLYYGDYWYSGKAGAVWQQWRDSARDTQFGIITRNCKPGGSYGLYVDVFGEVVRGLKVVQEAAQHRPITEVTVVQCGVLLTTPPPH; translated from the exons ATG GACGAAAACGTAGAGGACTGCTTAGTATGTCTCATCTCCTTCGACGACACCCTCAGGCGGCCACGCACTCTGCCGTGTGGTCACACTTTTTGCACGCCGTGCATTAATGAACTGGAGGAGCAGGGTGTCATCATCTGCCCCACATGTAGGGTGAGTCACGCCCTGCCTGAGGCCGGCCAGTTCCCTATCTCCTATATCACAGAGGGCCTTATCAGGAAGATGAGAGGTGCAGGACTGGCCTGTGTGGCACCCAAGCCAGGGAAGCAGCGGACAGCTCCGGCAGCAGTGACACAGCCTGCACCAAGGGCCACAGCAGGACTCAGCAAGAAGACACGGTCCctgctgcaggaggaagagatgaaggtctTGGCTGCCATCCGCTCCTGCCAGGAGGAGCAGAGCCAGCTGGCAGACTACCTGACAACcctgggtgggtggtgtggccGCCAGCAGCAGCTGCAGGACGAGCTGCAGACGCTGGTGGACCAGAGCAAGGGTGCCCTGAAGGCGATAAGCAGCGAGGAGTCCTGCGTGAAGGGCAGGCAGGAGGAGGTGCGGCAGAGAGAGGAGGCGCTGCACGCCATGCTGCAGGAGCTGCGCACCCCATCAACACGACAGGAAGCTTACGAGGTGATTGAGGATGCAGACcatctgctggaggaggaggagagggcggcAGTGTTTCCTGACGTCCACGTGGTCACCACCGTCGCCAGG GTGGCGGAATCATCCCATGCAGCCGCTGCGGCCACACAGACGGCGCTGGAATCAGcgggcactgctgctgctgcaggggaGTCAAGCCTGCCGGCGGCCACTGCCGCAGCCTCCTCCATCGCGGACAGACTGGCGTCCCTGCTGGCACCGCCCTTGACG GCGGAGGAGCTGCTGAGGCTGACGCAGCGTGCCAGGGGCCTGGTGGAGGCTGGCCGTGTGTTGGCCGTCCAGGACGTGGAGGGACAAAGTCGGCACGCCAGAATCAGCCTGGAATCATGTCAACTGCACCTTTACTCCCTGCAGGCCACGCCCCCGCCCCCCCACGCCCTCACCCTGCAG ATGGGCAAGGTGGTGCCGGCCGCCCCGCCCTGCGAGGTGTTCCTGGACCTGGCGTGGCCCGGCAGTGCGGCGCGGCGGGTGGTGGTGAGTCTACCCCAGGACACTTCCTCCGGCCGGCAGTTTGTGTTGCTGTGCTCGGGGCAGTGGGGCGCCTGCTACGCCAACACCAAGCTGTTTAGTGTCGGGAGAGAGGGCGAGCCAGgggagtgggtggagggaggtgaCTATGAGACCaatgatggggagggaggagcccCTGTACTGCCCAATTTATACTATGGTGACTACTGGTACTCAGGCAAGGCGGGGGCGGTGTGGCAGCAGTGGAGAGACTCTGCACGGGACACTCAGTTTGGCATCATAACACGGAATTGTAAACCTGGTGGTAGTTATGGACTTTATGTTGATGTGTTTGGTGAGGTGGTGCGTGGCCTGAAGGTGGTGCAGGAGGCAGCCCAGCACCGCCCCATTACTGAGGTgactgtggtgcagtgtggcgtCCTgctcacaacaccaccaccgcactga
- the LOC123506994 gene encoding adhesive plaque matrix protein-like has product MPSYNTQSQATLQSQAKPPYKAKPSHLTTRKAMPPYNTQSQATLQSQAKPPYNAQSQATFQATLQHANPSHLTKPSQATLQHAKPSHLTTRKAKPPYNTQPPYKPNLTTRKGKPPYNTQSQATLQHAKPSHLITRKAKPPYNTQSQATLQHAKPSHLTTRKAKPPYNTQSQATLQHAKPSHLTTRKPSHLTTRKAKPPYNTQSQATLQHAKPNHLTTRKPKPPYNTQSQATLQHAKPNHLTTRKAKPPYNTQSQATLQHAKPSHLTTRKAKPPYNTQSQATLQHAKPSHLITRKAKPPYNTQSHLTTRKATLQQAKPSHLTTRQAKPPYNSQATLHKPPTTAKPPYNTQSQATLQHAKPSHLTTRKAKPPCNTQSQATLQHAKPSHLTTRKAKPPYNTQSQATLQSQAKPPYNTQSQATL; this is encoded by the exons ATGCCATCTTACAACACGCAAAGCCAAGCCACCTTacaaagccaagccaagccacctTACAAAGCCAAGCCTAGCCACCTTACAACACGCAAAGCCATGCCACCTTACAACACACAAAGCCAAGCCACCTTacaaagccaagccaagccacctTACAACGCGCAAAGCCAAGCCACCTT CCAAGCCACCTTACAACACGCAAATCCAAGCCACCTTacaaagccaagccaagccacctTACAACACGCAAAGCCAAGCCACCTTACAACACGCAAAGCCAAGCCACCTTACAACACGCAGCCACCTTACAAGCCAAACCTTACAACACGCAAAGGCAAGCCACCTTACAACACGCAAAGCCAAGCCACCTTACAACATGCAAAGCCAAGCCACCTTATAACACGCAAAGCCAAGCCACCTTACAACACGCAAAGCCAAGCCACCTTACAACACGCAAAGCCAAGCCACCTTACAACACGCAAAGCCAAGCCACCTTACAACACGCAAAGCCAAGCCACCTTACAACACGCAAAGCCAAGCCACCTTACAACACGCAAACCAAGCCACCTTACAACACGCAAAGCCAAGCCACCTTACAACACGCAAAGCCAAGCCACCTTACAACACGCAAAGCCAAACCACCTTACAACACGCAAACCCAAGCCACCTTACAACACGCAAAGCCAAGCCACCTTACAACACGCAAAGCCAAACCACCTTACAACACGCAAAGCCAAGCCACCTTACAACACGCAAAGCCAAGCCACCTTACAACACGCTAAGCCAAGCCACCTTACAACACGCAAAGCCAAGCCACCTTACAACACGCAAAGCCAAGCCACCTTACAACATGCAAAGCCAAGCCACCTTATAACACGCAAAGCCAAGCCACCTTACAACACGCAAAGCCACCTTACAACACGCAAAGCCACCTTAcaacaagccaagccaagccacctTACAACACGCCAAGCCAAGCCACCTTACAACAGCCAAGCCACCTTACACAAGCCACCCACAACAGCCAAGCCACCTTACAACACGCAAAGCCAAGCCACCTTACAACACGCAAAGCCAAGCCACCTTACAACACGCAAAGCCAAGCCACCTTGTAACACGCAAAGCCAAGCCACCTTACAACACGCAAAGCCAAGCCACCTTACAACACGCAAAGCCAAGCCACCTTACAACACGCAAAGCCAAGCCACCTTacaaagccaagccaagccacctTACAACACACAAAGCCAAGCCACCTTGTAA